One part of the Salvelinus fontinalis isolate EN_2023a chromosome 4, ASM2944872v1, whole genome shotgun sequence genome encodes these proteins:
- the pias2 gene encoding E3 SUMO-protein ligase PIAS2 isoform X1, translating into MNLQQPAPLIPPVHPDIQMKSLPFYDVLDILVKPSSLGQCLSGASAVQRYNQDKYFIFALTPQQVREVCISRDFLPGGRRDYMVQIQLRFCLSETSCPQEDNYPNSLCIKVNGKLFPLPGYAPPPKNGVEQKRPGRPLNITSLVRLSSAVPNQISITWAPEIGKTYSVLVYLVRQLTSPLLLQRLRMKGIRNPDHSRALIKEKLTADPDSEIATTSLRVSLMCPLGKMRLTVPCRALTCSHLQCFDAALYLQMNEKKPTWVCPVCDKKAPYESLIIDGLFMEILNDCSDVDEIKFQEDGTWCPMRPKKEALSVSSTCIPKIEPRQCAVVPPHREPSSTNKKADVIDLTLESSSEDDDDDDEDEVEPDPPLKKRCLFMSKTEEMHAKGVLSYQPSAVCLPNVHALDTSSYLTNSLADYTVPFHHSTMSTVPTDMQSLDLFSLIQGDPQHYRAPMFLDDLTSSLQGATTSAGLVSSSSQYEPSAHLFSAASYQTGVITGGGVGSNSISDIISLD; encoded by the exons ATGAACCTCCAGCAGCCCGCCCCTCTCATCCCCCCTGTCCACCCAGACATCCAGATGAAGTCCCTGCCGTTCTACGACGTGTTGGACATTCTCGTCAAACCCTCCAGCCTGGGTCAGTGTCTCTCTG GAGCCAGTGCTGTTCAGAGGTACAACCAAGATAAGTACTTCATCTTCGCCTTAACGCCTCAACAAGTCAGGGAGGTGTGCATCTCCAG GGACTTTTTACCAGGTGGCAGAAGAGACTATATGGTTCAGATACAGCTGAG GTTCTGTCTTTCAGAAACCAGTTGTCCCCAAGAAGACAACTACCCTAATAGTCTCTGCATTAAAGTCAATGGGAAGCTGTTCCCTCTTCCG GGTTACGCCCCTCCCCCTAAAAATGGAGTGGAACAGAAGAGACCGGGAAGACCTCTAAACATCACCTCATTGGTCCGATTGTCCTCTGCAGTACCCAATCAGATCTCTATAACGTGGGCACCTGAAATCGGAAAG ACGTACTCCGTGTTGGTGTATCTGGTGAGGCAGCTCACCTCTCCTCTACTGCTGCAGAGGCTCAGGATGAAGGGCATCAGAAACCCAGACCACTCTAGAGCGCTGA TAAAGGAGAAGCTGACAGCAGACCCTGATAGTGAGATTGCTACAACCAGTCTAAGAGTGTCTCTCATGTGCCCC CTGGGTAAGATGCGCCTGACAGTGCCGTGTCGAGCTCTCACCTGTTCCCACCTGCAGTGTTTCGACGCGGCCCTCTACCTGCAGATGAATGAGAAGAAACCCACCTGGGTCTGTCCTGTCTGTGACAAAAAGGCCCCCTACGAGAGCCTGATCATCGACGG gttGTTCATGGAGATTCTAAACGACTGTTCCGACGTGGATGAGATCAAGTTCCAGGAAGACGGGACCTGGTGTCCCATGAGACCAAAGAAAGAGGCCCTCAGTGTGTCCTCAACCTGTATCCCCAAAATAGAAC CACGTCAGTGTGCGGTGGTCCCTCCCCACAGAGAGCCCAGCTCGACCAATAAGAAGGCAGACGTGATCGACCTGACCCTAGAGAGCTCGTCAgaggacgacgacgacgacgacgaggATGAGGTGGAGCCTGACCCGCCACTCAAGAAGAGATGCCTGTTCATGTCCAAGACGGAGGAGATGCACGCCAAGGG AGTGCTGTCCTATCAGCCGTCGGCGGTGTGCCTGCCAAACGTACACGCCCTGGACACATCATCCTACCTGACGAACTCGCTAGCTGACTATACAGTCCCCTTCCACCACTCCACCATGTCCACCGTCCCTACGGACATGCAGA GTCTGGATCTGTTCTCGCTGATCCAAGGTGACCCGCAGCATTACAGAGCCCCAATGTTCCTGGACGACCTGACCAGCAGCCTGCAGGGTGCCACCACCAGCGCCGGCCTGGTGTCCTCTTCTAGCCAATACGAGCCCAGCGCCCACCTCTTCTCCGCCGCCTCTTACCAAACCGGGGTTATTACCGGGGGAGGGGTAGGGTCCAACAGCATCTCGGACATCATCTCATTGGACTGA
- the pias2 gene encoding E3 SUMO-protein ligase PIAS2 isoform X2, with protein sequence MNLQQPAPLIPPVHPDIQMKSLPFYDVLDILVKPSSLGASAVQRYNQDKYFIFALTPQQVREVCISRDFLPGGRRDYMVQIQLRFCLSETSCPQEDNYPNSLCIKVNGKLFPLPGYAPPPKNGVEQKRPGRPLNITSLVRLSSAVPNQISITWAPEIGKTYSVLVYLVRQLTSPLLLQRLRMKGIRNPDHSRALIKEKLTADPDSEIATTSLRVSLMCPLGKMRLTVPCRALTCSHLQCFDAALYLQMNEKKPTWVCPVCDKKAPYESLIIDGLFMEILNDCSDVDEIKFQEDGTWCPMRPKKEALSVSSTCIPKIEPRQCAVVPPHREPSSTNKKADVIDLTLESSSEDDDDDDEDEVEPDPPLKKRCLFMSKTEEMHAKGVLSYQPSAVCLPNVHALDTSSYLTNSLADYTVPFHHSTMSTVPTDMQSLDLFSLIQGDPQHYRAPMFLDDLTSSLQGATTSAGLVSSSSQYEPSAHLFSAASYQTGVITGGGVGSNSISDIISLD encoded by the exons ATGAACCTCCAGCAGCCCGCCCCTCTCATCCCCCCTGTCCACCCAGACATCCAGATGAAGTCCCTGCCGTTCTACGACGTGTTGGACATTCTCGTCAAACCCTCCAGCCTGG GAGCCAGTGCTGTTCAGAGGTACAACCAAGATAAGTACTTCATCTTCGCCTTAACGCCTCAACAAGTCAGGGAGGTGTGCATCTCCAG GGACTTTTTACCAGGTGGCAGAAGAGACTATATGGTTCAGATACAGCTGAG GTTCTGTCTTTCAGAAACCAGTTGTCCCCAAGAAGACAACTACCCTAATAGTCTCTGCATTAAAGTCAATGGGAAGCTGTTCCCTCTTCCG GGTTACGCCCCTCCCCCTAAAAATGGAGTGGAACAGAAGAGACCGGGAAGACCTCTAAACATCACCTCATTGGTCCGATTGTCCTCTGCAGTACCCAATCAGATCTCTATAACGTGGGCACCTGAAATCGGAAAG ACGTACTCCGTGTTGGTGTATCTGGTGAGGCAGCTCACCTCTCCTCTACTGCTGCAGAGGCTCAGGATGAAGGGCATCAGAAACCCAGACCACTCTAGAGCGCTGA TAAAGGAGAAGCTGACAGCAGACCCTGATAGTGAGATTGCTACAACCAGTCTAAGAGTGTCTCTCATGTGCCCC CTGGGTAAGATGCGCCTGACAGTGCCGTGTCGAGCTCTCACCTGTTCCCACCTGCAGTGTTTCGACGCGGCCCTCTACCTGCAGATGAATGAGAAGAAACCCACCTGGGTCTGTCCTGTCTGTGACAAAAAGGCCCCCTACGAGAGCCTGATCATCGACGG gttGTTCATGGAGATTCTAAACGACTGTTCCGACGTGGATGAGATCAAGTTCCAGGAAGACGGGACCTGGTGTCCCATGAGACCAAAGAAAGAGGCCCTCAGTGTGTCCTCAACCTGTATCCCCAAAATAGAAC CACGTCAGTGTGCGGTGGTCCCTCCCCACAGAGAGCCCAGCTCGACCAATAAGAAGGCAGACGTGATCGACCTGACCCTAGAGAGCTCGTCAgaggacgacgacgacgacgacgaggATGAGGTGGAGCCTGACCCGCCACTCAAGAAGAGATGCCTGTTCATGTCCAAGACGGAGGAGATGCACGCCAAGGG AGTGCTGTCCTATCAGCCGTCGGCGGTGTGCCTGCCAAACGTACACGCCCTGGACACATCATCCTACCTGACGAACTCGCTAGCTGACTATACAGTCCCCTTCCACCACTCCACCATGTCCACCGTCCCTACGGACATGCAGA GTCTGGATCTGTTCTCGCTGATCCAAGGTGACCCGCAGCATTACAGAGCCCCAATGTTCCTGGACGACCTGACCAGCAGCCTGCAGGGTGCCACCACCAGCGCCGGCCTGGTGTCCTCTTCTAGCCAATACGAGCCCAGCGCCCACCTCTTCTCCGCCGCCTCTTACCAAACCGGGGTTATTACCGGGGGAGGGGTAGGGTCCAACAGCATCTCGGACATCATCTCATTGGACTGA